A stretch of the Oenococcus sp. UCMA 16435 genome encodes the following:
- a CDS encoding LytR family transcriptional regulator — protein MRKFRSPKAGKERRPGRKSRHLIRNIVLTVFGLIFVGVGTVFFVAYSNIKGAIDSNTFVSTDIKKERNVDSVLSKGKPVSILLMGTDTGELGRNWVGRTDSMILIIINPKTKKTLLMSIPRDSMVSIPGYEYTFPQKINAAYEYPANGKGHPETTIKTVEKWLNIPIDFYGIVNMEALEQIVNKAGGVSVKSPLTFTFSEDTAHDYGNNLYTFTKGSTRYKYYKNGSTLTKTSKVMNGAAALAFTRMRYNDPLGDYGRTLRQRLVFEAIAKKATALIPQIVNKKFLNSISKQAKTDLSFNDMVTLASNYRKALKNIKSDSIQGTDYDYSGISYQVVASKEKQRVTNKIRKFLDLKKAKSGPLYAGQVTNGVVIGSDSSTETDDSTATYSSSSTQQTYSTPATVYSSSSVQPTAPAATSSYSDTTTTTTNGTGQ, from the coding sequence ATGCGAAAATTCAGATCACCAAAAGCAGGAAAAGAACGCCGTCCTGGCCGTAAAAGCAGGCATTTAATCAGAAATATAGTACTCACCGTTTTCGGTTTAATCTTTGTCGGTGTTGGAACAGTTTTTTTTGTGGCTTATTCCAATATAAAGGGAGCAATTGATTCGAATACCTTTGTTTCAACCGATATAAAAAAAGAACGCAATGTCGATTCAGTATTAAGCAAGGGAAAACCTGTTTCAATACTTCTTATGGGAACAGATACTGGCGAATTAGGTCGAAATTGGGTCGGGAGGACCGACTCAATGATTCTGATCATAATCAATCCTAAAACCAAGAAGACCTTGCTCATGTCGATTCCACGTGATTCAATGGTTTCGATTCCCGGCTATGAGTACACTTTTCCTCAAAAAATAAACGCCGCCTACGAGTATCCGGCAAATGGCAAAGGGCATCCCGAAACAACAATTAAAACAGTTGAAAAATGGTTAAATATTCCAATTGATTTTTACGGAATTGTCAATATGGAGGCACTCGAACAAATCGTCAATAAAGCCGGCGGGGTTTCCGTGAAATCTCCTTTAACCTTCACTTTTTCCGAAGATACCGCTCATGATTACGGAAATAATTTGTATACCTTCACAAAGGGATCTACTAGATATAAATATTATAAGAACGGGAGCACACTAACAAAAACTTCCAAAGTTATGAATGGAGCGGCCGCCCTAGCCTTTACGAGAATGCGTTATAACGATCCACTAGGTGATTATGGGCGTACTTTGCGTCAGCGTTTAGTTTTTGAAGCCATTGCAAAAAAGGCGACTGCTTTAATCCCACAAATTGTTAATAAAAAGTTCTTAAATTCAATCTCAAAACAAGCGAAAACCGATTTAAGTTTCAATGATATGGTTACCTTGGCTTCCAATTATAGAAAGGCTTTGAAGAATATTAAATCTGATTCAATACAAGGTACAGATTATGATTATTCCGGAATTTCCTACCAAGTAGTTGCCAGCAAGGAAAAACAACGTGTAACTAATAAAATCCGAAAATTCCTTGATCTTAAAAAAGCTAAATCCGGTCCATTATATGCTGGCCAAGTTACTAACGGAGTCGTCATAGGCAGCGATAGTTCTACGGAAACTGATGATTCAACGGCAACCTATAGTTCTTCATCAACACAACAGACTTATTCGACACCAGCAACAGTTTATTCATCATCTTCCGTGCAGCCTACAGCACCGGCAGCTACGAGTTCCTACTCAGATACAACCACTACTACAACAAATGGTACCGGACAATAA
- the infB gene encoding translation initiation factor IF-2, with amino-acid sequence MTEEEKKRRPLVHHIRKQSASKSELPASQRRHAAGLSSRAQGERHVDKAPTNSQDSRQRRRVSFDSNTGRPAPKDHRPIHAGSASAPAGSSLNQPRKSSNQRQRTNSKAGNTTVEPLRRAHPHNPLPNQHPVTNQRNNRRNNNHTVGGQASNNRNNNNNNHKTNASQNGTGRFGGALASGNNSARNNTRRRNQTTTAPGTHFVSGPARGIRRKSEPKGSKKAQRIAAAAVSRNRQNERKEQPLPKVLEYRLGMNVQDIAKIIHRDVAEILKKLFLLGVVVNQNQSLDADTIELLAADYNIEAKQKEEVDVSDIDRFFDKTDNDIDQSKLVSRAPIVTIMGHVDHGKTTLLDYLRHTHVTEGEAGGITQHIGAYQARLHDRLITFLDTPGHEAFTEMRARGANVTDITILVVAADDGIMPQTIEAIHHAQAAKTPIIVAINKIDIPGVDPKNVVNELMKYDLVPEEYGGSTIEVPISAKTGQNVDKLLEMILLQADMMDLKSDPTAKSRGSVIEARLDKGRGAVATLLIQQGTLKTGDPIVVGNTFGRVRTMNNASNKKLDSALPATPVEITGLNEVPQAGDHFVVMDSEKDAREAGESRAKKAMEEERNNGTVVTLDTLFSTMAKQDMKTVSLIVKADVQGSVEALSASLKKIKVEGVRVDILHAAVGAINESDINLAEASGAIIIGFNVRPVGQAKTDAEQKHVDVRLYNVIYDAINEVEAAMKGQLEPVYKEKTLGTISVRELFHFSKIGTIAGGLVTDGVITSDSKVRLIRDGVVVYDGQLGSLKHGKDDVKEVKKGFELGLTIANYNDEKVGDVIEAYTMEEVKANA; translated from the coding sequence ATGACTGAAGAAGAAAAGAAACGGCGTCCACTGGTACATCATATTAGAAAGCAATCAGCTTCTAAATCGGAATTGCCGGCCTCTCAAAGAAGGCATGCGGCCGGTCTTTCGAGTCGCGCTCAGGGAGAAAGACACGTGGATAAGGCACCAACTAATAGCCAGGATTCTCGTCAACGTCGACGGGTAAGTTTTGATTCCAACACGGGTCGTCCCGCACCTAAAGACCATCGACCGATTCATGCCGGCAGTGCAAGCGCACCTGCTGGATCCTCTTTGAATCAACCTAGGAAATCATCAAATCAACGTCAACGGACAAATTCGAAAGCAGGCAATACAACTGTTGAACCACTTCGGCGTGCTCATCCACATAATCCGTTGCCGAATCAGCATCCGGTAACAAACCAAAGAAATAATCGCCGGAATAATAATCATACAGTTGGTGGACAAGCTTCCAACAACCGTAATAATAATAATAATAATCACAAAACAAATGCATCGCAAAATGGAACAGGTCGTTTTGGTGGCGCATTAGCATCGGGCAATAATTCTGCTCGCAATAATACTCGTCGCCGTAATCAAACAACAACTGCTCCAGGTACTCATTTTGTAAGCGGCCCAGCTCGCGGCATTCGTCGTAAATCAGAACCTAAAGGATCTAAGAAAGCTCAACGCATAGCAGCAGCAGCAGTTTCCAGGAATCGCCAAAACGAACGTAAAGAGCAACCGTTACCAAAGGTTCTGGAGTATCGTTTGGGAATGAATGTTCAGGATATTGCCAAGATTATTCATCGCGATGTTGCTGAGATTCTTAAAAAGCTTTTCCTACTCGGTGTAGTTGTTAACCAAAATCAGAGCTTGGATGCTGATACGATTGAATTATTGGCTGCTGATTATAATATCGAGGCTAAGCAAAAAGAAGAAGTCGATGTCTCTGATATTGATCGTTTCTTTGATAAGACTGACAATGATATTGATCAGAGCAAGCTAGTTTCACGAGCTCCGATTGTTACAATCATGGGTCATGTTGATCATGGTAAGACTACACTTTTGGACTATTTGCGTCATACCCACGTAACCGAAGGCGAAGCGGGAGGAATTACTCAACATATTGGTGCTTATCAGGCTCGTCTGCACGACCGCTTGATTACTTTTCTTGATACACCTGGCCACGAAGCTTTTACAGAAATGCGTGCTCGTGGTGCGAATGTTACCGATATAACCATATTAGTTGTTGCGGCCGATGATGGCATTATGCCTCAAACAATCGAGGCTATTCATCATGCTCAGGCAGCGAAAACACCGATTATTGTCGCAATTAACAAGATTGATATTCCAGGAGTTGATCCGAAAAATGTTGTTAACGAACTTATGAAATATGACCTTGTGCCAGAAGAGTATGGTGGCAGCACGATCGAAGTACCAATTTCCGCTAAGACAGGCCAAAATGTTGATAAACTTTTGGAAATGATTTTGCTTCAAGCCGATATGATGGATCTAAAATCTGATCCAACAGCTAAATCTCGTGGATCTGTTATTGAAGCTCGTTTGGATAAAGGCCGTGGAGCAGTTGCAACTTTGCTTATTCAGCAAGGTACTTTGAAGACTGGTGATCCGATTGTTGTTGGAAATACTTTTGGTCGTGTTCGAACAATGAACAATGCTTCCAATAAAAAACTCGATTCTGCTTTACCGGCGACCCCAGTTGAAATTACCGGTTTAAATGAAGTTCCACAAGCTGGAGATCACTTCGTTGTAATGGATTCTGAAAAAGATGCCCGTGAAGCGGGTGAGTCTCGTGCTAAAAAGGCAATGGAAGAGGAACGCAATAATGGGACGGTCGTTACATTGGATACGCTTTTCTCGACTATGGCCAAACAGGATATGAAGACCGTTTCCTTAATTGTTAAAGCTGATGTTCAAGGATCGGTTGAAGCTCTATCCGCTTCTTTGAAGAAAATCAAGGTTGAGGGTGTTCGAGTAGATATACTCCATGCTGCCGTTGGTGCGATTAACGAGTCTGATATAAATCTTGCCGAAGCTTCTGGTGCGATTATTATTGGCTTTAATGTTCGTCCAGTTGGCCAAGCTAAAACTGATGCTGAACAAAAGCATGTGGATGTTCGACTTTACAATGTTATTTATGATGCTATCAATGAAGTTGAAGCGGCTATGAAAGGTCAGCTGGAACCTGTATACAAAGAGAAGACTTTGGGAACTATTTCAGTGCGCGAATTATTCCATTTCTCAAAAATTGGGACAATTGCTGGTGGATTGGTTACTGATGGTGTTATCACAAGTGACTCGAAAGTTCGTCTCATCCGTGATGGTGTTGTCGTTTATGATGGGCAGTTAGGCTCGTTAAAACATGGAAAAGATGATGTTAAAGAAGTTAAAAAAGGTTTTGAGCTTGGTTTAACGATCGCTAATTATAATGATGAAAAAGTTGGCGATGTTATCGAGGCATACACGATGGAAGAGGTTAAGGCAAATGCCTAA
- a CDS encoding phosphatase PAP2 family protein codes for MIVDQDRARKPLIYIFAGLFLFVIILSWLYSPLLTLLDDFFTGFLSYQNNNFFNILFWIGANLSRPIFSFLLTLLCAFLLWGNNFKIPAAWFLFTMLGSMLADSILTLFLQLPAPAGKPSSIGRSFPSLSVLMTFLLIQFFFVIVVPEFNKQARKVKNRTIVFIIFWLILVCIAVIAYQYNTVTDVFSALLFGYAWFMFSEEFYYNYARIFVKLNIFRGSWI; via the coding sequence ATGATAGTTGATCAGGATAGGGCTAGAAAACCGCTCATTTATATTTTTGCAGGGCTTTTTTTATTTGTAATTATTTTATCTTGGCTGTATTCGCCTTTGCTTACCCTGCTGGACGACTTTTTTACCGGGTTTCTTTCCTATCAAAATAACAATTTTTTCAACATTCTTTTCTGGATTGGAGCTAATTTAAGTCGTCCGATTTTCAGCTTCTTGTTAACTCTTTTGTGTGCTTTTCTGCTTTGGGGAAATAATTTTAAAATTCCGGCAGCCTGGTTCCTTTTTACGATGTTGGGATCGATGTTAGCTGATTCAATTTTGACTTTGTTTCTTCAGCTTCCGGCTCCAGCTGGCAAGCCTTCGTCTATTGGCCGGAGTTTTCCAAGTTTATCTGTTTTGATGACTTTTTTATTAATTCAGTTTTTCTTCGTTATTGTTGTACCAGAATTTAATAAGCAGGCCAGAAAAGTAAAAAACAGAACAATTGTCTTTATAATTTTTTGGTTGATATTAGTCTGCATTGCTGTAATTGCTTATCAATACAATACGGTTACCGATGTTTTCTCTGCTCTGTTATTCGGTTATGCCTGGTTTATGTTTTCCGAAGAATTTTATTATAATTACGCACGGATTTTTGTTAAATTAAATATTTTTAGAGGCAGCTGGATTTAA
- the rbfA gene encoding 30S ribosome-binding factor RbfA gives MPKHAKSARLLRVEGTIQREISEILVKDISDTRLKDVTITGIDMTPDFSIAYVYWTIYSDLASSGEKADAGLQAAKSLIKRHLAKKMTTFKIPDLIFKRDTAIEYGDHIEQLIAKLNHQSK, from the coding sequence ATGCCTAAACATGCCAAATCCGCACGTTTGTTACGTGTTGAAGGTACGATACAACGCGAAATTAGTGAAATTCTCGTTAAAGATATTTCTGATACCAGATTAAAAGATGTCACTATTACTGGCATTGATATGACACCTGATTTTTCGATAGCTTATGTTTATTGGACAATTTATTCCGACTTGGCAAGTTCTGGTGAAAAAGCTGATGCTGGACTTCAGGCTGCTAAGAGTTTAATTAAACGCCATTTGGCCAAAAAAATGACCACTTTTAAGATTCCTGATTTGATTTTCAAACGTGATACAGCAATTGAATATGGTGATCATATTGAGCAGCTTATTGCTAAGCTAAATCATCAAAGTAAGTAA
- a CDS encoding deoxynucleoside kinase: MIVLSGTIGAGKTSLTNLLSNHLGSKAIYESVSDNPILPLFYDDPKKYAFLLQIYFLNKRLQNIKNAQDNKLDVIDRSIFEDALLFQLNADLGRSTQTEVDIYKSLLSNMMEKLDELPSKDPDLLIHVRVSFDNMLNRIQKRGRGFEQISVHPDLYKYYQELNRRYSIWYASYDRGPKMEIDGDKYDFVESKDAAQEVLNQIDEKLFNLGILVG, translated from the coding sequence ATGATCGTTTTATCAGGAACAATTGGAGCTGGAAAAACCAGTTTAACGAATTTACTTTCAAATCATTTAGGCAGCAAAGCGATTTATGAAAGTGTAAGCGACAACCCAATTTTGCCGCTTTTCTATGACGATCCTAAAAAATACGCTTTTCTTTTACAGATATATTTTTTAAATAAACGTTTGCAAAATATTAAAAATGCTCAAGATAACAAATTGGATGTGATTGACCGCTCGATTTTTGAAGATGCTTTATTATTCCAACTCAATGCCGATCTTGGCCGTTCGACTCAGACTGAAGTTGATATATATAAATCGCTTTTAAGTAATATGATGGAAAAACTTGACGAATTGCCGTCGAAAGATCCTGATCTTTTGATTCATGTGCGGGTTTCTTTTGACAATATGTTGAACAGGATTCAAAAACGTGGTCGTGGTTTTGAACAAATTTCCGTACATCCAGATTTATATAAATACTATCAGGAGCTGAACCGACGTTATTCTATTTGGTACGCTAGTTACGATCGAGGTCCGAAAATGGAAATTGATGGCGATAAATACGATTTTGTTGAATCTAAAGACGCTGCTCAAGAAGTTTTAAACCAAATTGATGAAAAGCTTTTTAATTTAGGAATTCTTGTTGGCTGA